A DNA window from Malus domestica chromosome 12, GDT2T_hap1 contains the following coding sequences:
- the LOC103451056 gene encoding uncharacterized protein, which produces MADDLFEGLPPPSANPPPPPSPEIQLRQQLPEPQKPPKPRKTASFSCDSSSSPAPAPPPVAAPKPILKSALKRPNPAESTPEETVPEKKKLRFKTTTDASEQQVIEAMQKIASHIKTPAKFSKASKLAIQLIQAGSVKAETSDYCFAILEAAMESPTSCTDPSMRADYHALFSAAQDASECLDKKQKNQLTTWTIRAVMANELFTDDSFLFSKAAGRLKEAISNLPVATEDDDREEAAVLEDGTKIADEDDQTKQDVTSAAPAENNDESSDPFGLDAFLTPASTKKDDRTKEKKDNKITKEEEETKRFLRSKREALVLCLEIAAQRYKTPWCQTVIDILAKHAFDNIARFTLKQRTAIEKLWVSIREQHNRRKQGKSITGKLDVNAFEWLQQKYSTEKISIRHSVSGSGGRKTETWLG; this is translated from the exons ATGGCTGACGACCTGTTTGAAGGCCTCCCTCCGCCATCTGCaaaccctcctcctcctccttctcctgaAATCCAACTCCGGCAACAGCTGCCGGAACCACAAAAGCCACCAAAACCGCGAAAAACAGCTTCTTTTAGCTGCgactcttcttcttcccctgcTCCTGCTCCTCCTCCAGTTGCTGCCCCTAAACCAATTCTCAAATCCGCCCTCAAGCGGCCGAATCCCGCCGAGTCGACCCCAGAAG AAACTGTGCCggaaaagaaaaagttgagGTTCAAAACCACGACGGATGCCTCAGAGCAACAGGTGATAGAGGCGATGCAGAAGATAGCTTCGCATATAAAGACTCCTGCGAAGTTTAGTAAGGCTTCAAAGCTTGCCATCCAGCTTATTCAGGCGGGAAGTGTGAAAGCTGAGACTAGTGATTACTGTTTTGCTATACTAGAAGCCGCAATGGAATCTCCTACTTCTTGTACGGATCCTTCCATGCGAGCTGATTACCATGCATTGTTTTCAGCGGCACAAGATGCCTCTGAG TGTCTCGATAAGAAGCAAAAGAATCAATTAACAACATGGACAATCAGGGCAGTGATGGCAAATGAATTATTCACCGACGACAGCTTCCTG TTTTCAAAAGCAGCTGGACGATTAAAGGAAGCCATATCTAATCTGCCTGTTGCAACCGAGGACGATGACAGAGAGGAAGCAGCTGTGCTGGAAGATGGAACAAAGATAGCAGATGAAGATGATCAGACGAAGCAGGATGTGACTTCAGCTGCACCAGCGGAAAATAATGATGAGTCATCTGATCCGTTTGGGCTTGATGCATTTTTAACTCCTGCCTCTACAAAGAAAGATGAtagaacaaaggaaaaaaaagataaCAAGATCacgaaggaggaggaagagaccAAGAGATTCCTCAGATCAAAAAGAGAAGCCTTGGTTCTTTGTTTAGAGATAGCTGCTCAGCGTTATAAAACCCCGTG GTGCCAAACAGTCATAGACATATTAGCAAAGCACGCCTTTGATAACATAGCAAGGTTCACATTGAAACAAAGGACTGCCATTGAGAAACTTTGGGTTTCCATACGGGAACAGCATAATCGTCGAAAACAAGGGAAATCGATTACTGGGAAACTTGATGTCAACGCTTTCGAGTGGCTGCAGCAAAAATATTCTACTGAGAAGATCAGCATTCGGCACTCTGTAAGTGGTAGCGGAGGTCGTAAAACTGAAACTTGGCTTGGATGA
- the LOC103451055 gene encoding pentatricopeptide repeat-containing protein At3g26782, mitochondrial-like has protein sequence MIKTQFDHTQQTPLTHLQTQLSPAAQHNFLITSYIKNNCPAIALEIYAQMRRMDTQVDSFTIPSVLKACGQSSFAILGKETHGFALKSGLDGDVFVRNALIQMYSESGNVVLARLLFDKMTDRDVVSWSTMIRSCVRNRLFGEALDLIREMHRVRVKPSEIAMISMVNLFAGVADIEMGKAMHVHVVRNGKHEKFGVPVTTAMIDMYVKCGNVTYARRLFDGLGQKNIVSWTAMIAGYIHCRDLHEGAKLFNRMLAEGSFPNEITMLSLIIESGSVGAMELGKWLHAYILRHGFVMSLPLATALVDMYGKCGETRYARAVFDSVDYKDVMIWSALISAYAHANCTNEASQLFARMKNSGARPNQVTMVSLISLCAEVGALDLGKWVHSYINQQRVEVDVILRTALVDMYAKCGEIDMALRLFDEATNRDICMWNAMMTGFSMHGCGKQALELFEQMNREAVEPNDITFIGVLHACSHAGLVAEGENFFEKMVRVHGLAPKVEHYGCMVDLLGRAGKLHEAHELIKSMPIQPNTIVWGALLAACKIHKNPDLAEVASRQLLQLEPRNCGYNILMSNIYAASNRWNDVAGVRKAMKDRGTKKEPGLSSIEVNGSVHDFVMGDRAHPQAGKIYEMLAEMIKKLKEAGYAPNTSVVLQNIDEEEKETAVNYHSEKLAMAFGLIAAAAGTPIRVVKNLRVCDDCHTATKLLSKIYGRVIIVRDRNRFHHFREGSCSCGDYW, from the coding sequence ATGATCAAAACCCAATTTGATCACACCCAGCAAACCCCTCTCACGCACCTCCAAACCCAGCTAAGCCCTGCAGCTCAGCACAACTTCTTGATAACTTCATACATTAAGAACAACTGCCCGGCAATTGCACTCGAAATATATGCCCAAATGCGAAGAATGGACACTCAAGTCGACAGCTTCACCATTCCATCAGTCCTCAAAGCTTGCGGGCAATCGTCTTTCGCGATTTTGGGAAAGGAGACGCACGGCTTCGCGCTGAAGAGCGGGTTGGATGGTGATGTTTTCGTGCGCAACGCGTTGATCCAAATGTATAGCGAAAGTGGGAATGTGGTGCTAGCTCGCTTGCTGTTCGATAAAATGACTGACAGAGATGTTGTTTCTTGGAGTACAATGATTAGGAGCTGTGTTAGGAACAGATTGTTTGGTGAGGCATTGGATCTTATAAGGGAAATGCATCGTGTTCGAGTGAAGCCTAGTGAGATTGCCATGATTAGCATGGTTAATCTCTTTGCGGGGGTTGCTGATATCGAAATGGGGAAAGCGATGCATGTTCATGTTGTGAGGAATGGCAAGCATGAGAAATTCGGAGTTCCTGTTACTACTGCTATGATCGACATGTATGTCAAGTGTGGAAATGTAACTTATGCAAGGAGGCTCTTCGACGGGTTAGGACAGAAAAATATTGTTTCGTGGACTGCAATGATTGCGGGGTACATTCATTGCAGAGATTTACACGAGGGAGCAAAACTTTTCAACAGAATGCTGGCGGAAGGAAGTTTTCCGAATGAGATTACGATGCTGAGTTTGATTATCGAGTCTGGGTCTGTTGGCGCTATGGAATTAGGCAAGTGGCTGCACGCCTACATTCTGAGACATGGGTTTGTCATGTCTTTGCCTTTGGCCACTGCTTTGGTCGACATGTATGGAAAATGCGGAGAAACCAGATATGCAAGGGCTGTTTTCGATAGTGTGGATTACAAAGATGTTATGATTTGGAGTGCCTTGATCTCAGCTTACGCGCATGCCAATTGCACTAATGAGGCTTCACAGCTCTTTGCTCGGATGAAGAATAGCGGAGCAAGGCCAAATCAAGTCACAATGGTTAGCCTGATTTCGTTATGTGCAGAAGTTGGAGCCCTTGACCTGGGCAAGTGGGTTCATTCGTATATAAACCAGCAACGGGTGGAAGTTGATGTCATTTTACGAACAGCTCTAGTTGACATGTATGCGAAGTGTGGAGAAATCGATATGGCTCTCAGGTTGTTTGATGAAGCCACAAATCGAGACATTTGCATGTGGAATGCCATGATGACAGGATTTTCTATGCATGGCTGTGGAAAACAAGCTCTGGAACTCTTTGAACAAATGAACAGAGAAGCTGTGGAGCCTAACGACATCACATTTATCGGAGTTCTCCATGCTTGCAGTCACGCTGGATTGGTGGCAGAAGGAGagaatttttttgagaaaatggtTCGTGTCCATGGATTGGCTCCGAAGGTTGAGCACTACGGATGCATGGTGGATTTGTTAGGTCGAGCTGGGAAACTCCACGAGGCTCATGAACTGATCAAAAGCATGCCCATACAGCCTAACACAATTGTATGGGGTGCCCTGCTCGCTGCGTGCAAAATCCATAAAAATCCCGACTTGGCTGAAGTTGCGTCAAGGCAGCTTCTCCAGTTGGAACCTCGAAATTGTGGATACAACATTCTGATGTCGAACATCTATGCAGCATCAAACAGATGGAATGATGTTGCCGGGGTGAGAAAAGCCATGAAAGACAGAGGAACCAAGAAAGAACCCGGTCTCAGCTCGATCGAAGTAAATGGCTCGGTCCATGACTTTGTAATGGGGGATAGAGCGCACCCTCAAGCCGGAAAAATTTACGAAATGCTGGCTGAGATGATCAAGAAGCTGAAAGAGGCAGGTTACGCTCCTAACACGTCGGTCGTGTTGCAGAACATAGatgaggaagagaaagaaactGCGGTTAACTATCACAGCGAGAAACTGGCCATGGCATTCGGTTTGATCGCTGCTGCTGCAGGTACCCCGATTCGGGTTGTGAAGAACCTCCGAGTCTGTGACGATTGCCACACAGCAACAAAGCTTTTATCAAAAATTTACGGGAGGGTAATTATAGTAAGGGACCGGAATCGCTTTCACCACTTCAGAGAAGGATCCTGTTCTTGTGGTGATTATTGGTAG
- the LOC103451057 gene encoding peptidyl-prolyl cis-trans isomerase CYP19-3-like has protein sequence MSNPKVFFDILIGRMKAGRVVMELFADKTPKTAENFRALCTGDKGMGLSGKPLHFKGSTFHRIIPNFMCQGGDFTKGNGTGGESIYGAKFADENFNLKHTGPGILSMANSGPNTNGSQFFICTASTPWLDGKHVVFGKVVNGYSVVEKMERVGSERGTTSEPVVIEDCGQIKDEC, from the coding sequence ATGTCGAACCCGAAAGTTTTCTTTGACATATTGATCGGAAGGATGAAGGCGGGTCGAGTTGTAATGGAGTTATTTGCTGATAAAACCCCGAAAACTGCTGAAAATTTCCGTGCTCTGTGCACCGGAGATAAGGGGATGGGATTATCAGGGAAGCCACTGCACTTTAAGGGATCCACATTCCATCGCATTATCCCGAACTTCATGTGCCAGGGTGGAGATTTCACAAAAGGCAACGGAACTGGGGGAGAGTCGATTTATGGGGCGAAATTCGCGGATGAGAACTTCAACTTGAAGCATACTGGCCCTGGAATTTTGTCCATGGCGAATTCTGGACCTAATACGAATGGTTCACAGTTCTTCATTTGCACAGCGAGCACACCTTGGCTTGACGGAAAGCACGTTGTGTTTGGAAAAGTTGTCAATGGATACAGTGTTGTTGAGAAGATGGAAAGGGTGGGTTCGGAGCGTGGGACTACTTCTGAACCTGTTGTGATCGAAGATTGCGGTCAGATAAAAGATGAGTGTTGA